The Nocardioides humi genome includes a region encoding these proteins:
- a CDS encoding AAA family ATPase: MANAEYLTELVRAHYSGDDRRFSNLLNQVIAAESRAGHSRLAERLRELRIEGTRSDSAAKATPLARAPRSLEQILSVGYSETKLADLVLSPETRVSLERYVVEQRRAEALADHGLKPRRRLLLHGPPGCGKTMTAQALAGELKLPLIRVRLEVVFSKYLGETAGTLSDVFAEAARVRGVYLFDEFDALGRTRLDDSEVGEIKRVVTTFLQLLDADHSDSLLIAATNTGHALDTALFRRFDDVLELPAPTDAQRRELLGRLLRPWRLRPTENLVGATAGLSFADIRAAIEDAHKDAILGDQPQPSRESIASRLIERQSRVPSRTP, encoded by the coding sequence GTGGCGAACGCCGAGTACCTGACCGAGCTGGTCCGCGCGCACTACAGTGGCGACGACCGGCGGTTTTCCAACCTCCTCAACCAAGTGATCGCCGCGGAGTCGCGTGCAGGACACTCCCGTCTTGCTGAGCGCCTGCGGGAGTTGCGGATCGAAGGGACGCGCAGCGATTCGGCTGCCAAGGCCACTCCTCTCGCCCGTGCGCCGAGAAGCCTCGAGCAGATCCTGTCCGTCGGCTATAGCGAGACGAAGCTCGCGGATCTCGTGTTGTCACCAGAGACGCGCGTCTCGCTTGAGCGGTACGTAGTCGAGCAACGACGAGCGGAGGCGCTAGCGGACCACGGCCTCAAACCACGTCGACGCCTGCTCCTCCACGGGCCGCCTGGCTGCGGCAAAACCATGACCGCACAAGCGCTCGCAGGTGAGCTCAAGCTCCCACTGATCCGCGTTCGCCTCGAGGTGGTCTTCAGCAAGTATCTCGGCGAAACGGCCGGCACCCTGTCAGATGTTTTCGCGGAAGCCGCGCGCGTGCGCGGCGTGTACCTCTTCGATGAGTTCGATGCGCTTGGAAGGACCCGCCTCGACGACAGCGAGGTTGGCGAGATCAAGCGGGTAGTCACCACCTTCTTGCAGCTTCTCGATGCTGACCACAGCGACAGCCTCCTGATCGCCGCCACCAACACCGGACACGCCCTCGACACCGCTCTGTTCCGTCGATTCGATGACGTCTTAGAGCTCCCCGCGCCGACGGACGCTCAGCGGCGAGAGTTGCTCGGCCGACTCCTGCGCCCTTGGCGCCTTAGGCCCACAGAGAATCTGGTTGGTGCGACGGCCGGGCTGTCCTTTGCTGACATCCGCGCGGCGATCGAAGACGCTCACAAAGACGCGATCCTTGGTGATCAACCCCAACCGAGCCGGGAATCCATCGCAAGCAGGCTGATCGAACGTCAGTCGCGCGTGCCCTCCCGAACACCGTGA
- a CDS encoding MerR family transcriptional regulator: MATVTSKVDLSDAGRDEAGLRSSAVMHIGEVAARTELSLRSLRHWEEVGLLAPSGRTEGGFRLYTEDDVEKILVIRRMKPLGFTLDEMKAVLDDIEALRDPATSDTAQVEARDRLASVQAEAADRRHKLVRQLEMADEFIGLLTRETTTRR, from the coding sequence GTGGCCACGGTGACCAGCAAGGTGGATTTGTCAGACGCGGGGCGCGACGAGGCCGGGCTTCGGTCGTCGGCCGTCATGCACATCGGTGAGGTCGCTGCCCGGACCGAGCTGTCGCTGCGCAGCCTCCGGCACTGGGAGGAGGTGGGCCTGCTCGCACCCTCGGGTCGCACCGAGGGCGGGTTCCGGCTCTATACCGAGGACGACGTCGAGAAGATCTTGGTCATCCGCCGCATGAAGCCGCTCGGCTTCACCCTGGACGAGATGAAGGCCGTCCTCGACGACATCGAGGCCCTGCGAGACCCCGCCACCTCGGACACCGCCCAGGTCGAGGCACGAGACCGTCTGGCCTCGGTCCAGGCAGAAGCGGCTGACCGACGCCACAAGCTGGTCCGACAGCTTGAGATGGCAGACGAGTTCATCGGCCTCCTCACCCGGGAGACCACGACCCGCCGGTAG
- a CDS encoding NAD(P)-binding domain-containing protein, translated as MPADRAGSGDGDVREVAVAIIGGGQAGLAVGFYLRRAGLVPGEDFVILDAADQPGGAWPQMWDGLRLFSPSTYSSLPGWMMPPWDDASHGFPPRDHVVDYLTRYEQRYELAVERPRRVLSVERSTFDPHECEPLLVRTSHGDLTARVVVSATGTWTQPFWPAYPGAQSFAGRQLHASQYRRPEDFAGQRVVVVGAATPPPRSSRRSRRSPTRSG; from the coding sequence GTGCCCGCCGACCGAGCTGGCTCCGGCGACGGGGACGTCCGAGAGGTCGCGGTCGCGATCATCGGCGGCGGGCAGGCCGGGCTGGCGGTCGGCTTCTACCTGCGCCGGGCCGGACTGGTACCTGGCGAGGACTTCGTCATCCTCGATGCCGCCGACCAACCGGGTGGGGCCTGGCCGCAGATGTGGGACGGGCTGCGGCTGTTCTCACCCTCGACGTACTCCTCGTTGCCCGGCTGGATGATGCCGCCGTGGGACGACGCATCCCACGGGTTCCCGCCCCGCGACCACGTCGTCGACTACCTCACCCGCTACGAGCAGCGATACGAGCTCGCCGTCGAGCGCCCGCGGCGAGTGCTGTCCGTCGAGAGATCGACCTTCGACCCCCATGAGTGCGAGCCGTTGCTGGTGCGCACCAGCCATGGCGACCTCACCGCCAGGGTCGTCGTGTCGGCGACCGGCACCTGGACTCAGCCTTTCTGGCCGGCCTACCCCGGCGCGCAGAGCTTCGCGGGCCGCCAGCTGCACGCCTCGCAGTACCGGCGGCCCGAGGACTTCGCAGGGCAGCGTGTCGTCGTGGTCGGGGCGGCAACTCCGCCGCCCAGATCCTCGCGGAGGTCTCGACGGTCACCGACGCGATCTGGGTGA
- a CDS encoding DUF6493 family protein: MLGDPAPPADPDHPAQRFIARRIAEVRTSTAPLLATPDLPGGWVSPAAFVERLAHNPNPRHHDLIAALLRLHPDDRDTASRGAGSLPAAARFALDGVEPNRRLMRSRREGPAAWWRAAERSRAPYAATEAPRLSGDIKTHTWQENGRDRRSWYARFAVTTTHTDRPADDQPTELKAQTSDQWGGGYTSRFLGDWIPALAAIWPHDAEHFLSLTCLPVLESPSWTETAHDVPRTVDVLARHPGRMGTLSAATLASGISATQRDHRLHAVDAFLDLAVTGRIPISDIAAVMARYAQAWPATRWAESLAAVSQAPGGGVATVELLTCLLPQLPTDHRGLNKLLDLLRDEHIRLGRTTADPALLRWLGTFSGSSAAAKTARLLLG; this comes from the coding sequence GTGCTCGGCGACCCGGCCCCACCGGCCGACCCGGACCATCCCGCACAGCGCTTCATCGCACGGCGGATCGCGGAGGTCCGCACCTCGACCGCACCGCTGCTGGCCACCCCCGACCTTCCCGGTGGCTGGGTCAGCCCCGCCGCGTTCGTCGAACGCCTGGCGCACAACCCCAACCCGCGCCACCACGACCTGATCGCCGCCCTCCTCCGCCTCCACCCCGACGACCGCGACACAGCCAGCCGAGGGGCTGGAAGCCTGCCCGCCGCGGCCCGATTCGCGCTCGACGGCGTAGAACCGAACAGGCGGCTCATGCGAAGCCGCCGGGAGGGCCCTGCCGCATGGTGGCGCGCTGCCGAACGATCCCGCGCGCCGTACGCGGCCACCGAGGCTCCTCGGCTGAGCGGCGACATCAAGACCCACACCTGGCAGGAGAACGGCCGCGACCGTCGATCGTGGTACGCCAGATTCGCCGTCACGACCACGCACACCGATCGGCCGGCCGACGACCAGCCGACCGAGCTGAAGGCCCAGACCTCCGACCAATGGGGTGGCGGCTACACCAGCCGATTCCTCGGCGACTGGATCCCAGCACTGGCGGCGATCTGGCCCCACGACGCCGAGCACTTCCTCTCCCTCACCTGCCTACCCGTGCTGGAATCGCCAAGCTGGACCGAGACTGCCCACGACGTACCGCGCACCGTCGACGTGCTGGCTCGTCACCCCGGCCGCATGGGGACCCTGTCCGCGGCGACGCTCGCGTCCGGCATCTCGGCAACACAGCGTGACCATCGGCTCCACGCAGTCGACGCCTTCCTGGACCTCGCCGTGACCGGCCGCATCCCGATCAGCGACATCGCAGCGGTCATGGCGCGCTACGCCCAAGCGTGGCCCGCGACCCGATGGGCCGAATCGTTGGCGGCGGTCTCCCAAGCGCCGGGCGGCGGCGTCGCGACCGTCGAGCTGTTGACCTGCCTGCTCCCGCAACTCCCCACCGACCATCGCGGGCTCAACAAGCTCCTCGACCTCCTCCGCGATGAGCACATCCGCCTCGGCCGGACCACCGCCGACCCGGCACTGCTGCGATGGCTCGGCACCTTCTCCGGCAGTTCTGCTGCAGCCAAGACCGCGCGCCTCCTGCTCGGCTAG
- a CDS encoding IS256 family transposase, translated as MALPQSALSEILDAFRAGDGVDLIRESVRVALQELIELEATERIGAAPYERTEDRTNERNGHRTRPLTTKAGDVELRIPKLRKGSFFPIILEPRRRIDQALYAVVMECYVHGISTRSVDDLVEAMGGSGISKSEVSRICANLDETVGAFRTRTLDHVEFPYIYLDATYLHVRNKPGKGGQVVSMAVVVATGVTARGDREILGLDVGDSEDETFWRAFLLSLKQRGLGGVQLVISDQHSGLVAALSRAFQGVAHQRCRVHFARNLLAHVPKGQADYVAAAFRMIFAQAKPADIDAAWDRTREEFALRWPKIGPYMDDAKTEVLAFTAFPREHWRKIWSTNPLERVNKEIKRRSRVVGIFPNPAAVIRLVGAVLIDMHDEWIAADRRYLSEGSMAKLYETSDTDPVAAIEGSDS; from the coding sequence ATGGCCTTGCCCCAGTCTGCCCTGTCCGAGATCCTCGACGCGTTTCGTGCCGGTGATGGTGTCGACCTGATCCGTGAATCGGTCCGTGTCGCGCTCCAGGAGCTGATCGAACTCGAAGCGACCGAACGGATCGGCGCCGCGCCCTACGAGCGCACCGAGGACCGCACCAACGAGCGCAACGGCCACCGGACGCGGCCGTTGACCACCAAGGCCGGCGACGTCGAGCTGCGGATCCCCAAGCTCCGCAAGGGATCGTTCTTCCCGATCATCCTCGAACCCCGCCGCCGCATCGACCAGGCGCTCTACGCGGTGGTGATGGAGTGCTACGTCCACGGCATCTCCACGCGCAGCGTCGACGACCTGGTCGAAGCGATGGGCGGCTCCGGGATCTCCAAGTCCGAGGTCTCCAGGATCTGCGCCAACCTCGACGAGACCGTCGGCGCGTTCCGCACCCGCACCCTGGACCACGTCGAGTTCCCCTACATCTACCTCGACGCGACCTACCTCCACGTCCGCAACAAGCCCGGCAAGGGTGGCCAAGTCGTGTCCATGGCCGTGGTCGTCGCGACCGGCGTTACCGCCCGTGGGGACAGGGAGATCCTCGGACTGGACGTCGGCGACAGCGAGGACGAGACGTTCTGGCGAGCGTTCCTGCTCAGCCTCAAGCAGCGAGGTCTGGGCGGGGTACAACTGGTGATCAGCGACCAGCACTCCGGGCTAGTCGCAGCCCTGTCCCGAGCGTTCCAGGGCGTCGCGCACCAACGGTGTCGTGTCCACTTCGCCCGCAACCTCCTCGCCCACGTCCCCAAGGGTCAGGCCGACTACGTCGCCGCAGCGTTCCGGATGATCTTCGCCCAAGCCAAGCCAGCCGACATCGACGCGGCCTGGGACCGCACCCGTGAGGAGTTCGCCCTCAGGTGGCCCAAGATCGGTCCCTACATGGACGACGCGAAGACCGAGGTCCTCGCCTTCACCGCGTTCCCGCGCGAGCACTGGCGCAAGATCTGGTCGACCAACCCGCTCGAGCGGGTCAACAAGGAGATCAAGCGCCGCTCCCGCGTCGTGGGGATCTTCCCCAACCCCGCTGCGGTCATCAGGCTGGTCGGAGCCGTGCTGATCGACATGCACGACGAGTGGATCGCCGCCGATCGCCGCTACCTGTCTGAAGGCTCGATGGCGAAGCTCTACGAGACCAGCGATACTGACCCCGTCGCCGCCATCGAGGGCAGCGACTCGTAG
- a CDS encoding site-specific integrase has protein sequence MNLALVTTPRTSADAAVVALGANRGLRAFGWTATDLPDGLTPEDFARISETIAAGRAASTRKTYASMFRRFDRWCAERGIPTLPASPATVSAYLSDMATLGFAAGTIEGASAAIGAAHETEGHDNPTADPTVRAVRRGIRRTLGTAPRRQSRPLDTAEIRKMLDGIDRDDPRGKRDAAIILLGFASALRRSEIAALDLADIEPKPDGLLVRVRRSKTDPEAHGQLVGVAHGQHVETDPVAALDAWLDYRGRQPGQLFKGFHHDRIGPRPFTGSGLARMLKERAAAAGIPSERISGHSLRAGHATTAAMAGVGLDRIAAQTRHSRISTLVEHYIRPLEAMQVTSSRDLGL, from the coding sequence ATGAATCTAGCCCTCGTCACCACACCTCGGACCTCCGCTGACGCCGCCGTCGTTGCCCTTGGAGCCAACAGGGGCCTGCGCGCCTTCGGCTGGACCGCGACCGACCTGCCCGACGGCCTGACCCCCGAGGACTTCGCCCGGATCTCCGAGACGATCGCCGCCGGGCGGGCGGCCTCGACCCGCAAGACCTACGCCTCGATGTTCCGCCGCTTCGACCGCTGGTGCGCCGAGCGCGGCATCCCGACCCTGCCAGCCAGTCCAGCGACCGTCAGCGCCTACCTCAGCGACATGGCCACCCTCGGCTTCGCCGCCGGCACCATCGAGGGCGCCAGCGCGGCCATCGGTGCCGCCCACGAGACCGAGGGCCACGACAACCCGACAGCAGACCCAACCGTCCGCGCCGTGCGCCGCGGCATCCGCCGCACTCTCGGCACCGCGCCCCGCCGCCAGTCCCGACCCCTCGACACCGCCGAGATCCGCAAGATGCTCGACGGCATCGACCGCGACGACCCACGGGGCAAGCGGGACGCCGCCATCATCCTGCTCGGCTTCGCCTCAGCCCTGCGTCGGAGCGAGATCGCCGCCCTCGACCTGGCCGACATCGAACCGAAGCCCGACGGACTACTGGTCCGGGTCCGCCGATCCAAGACCGACCCCGAAGCGCACGGCCAGCTCGTCGGCGTGGCCCATGGGCAACACGTCGAGACCGACCCCGTCGCCGCGCTCGACGCCTGGCTCGACTACCGCGGCCGCCAACCCGGCCAACTGTTCAAGGGCTTCCACCACGACCGCATCGGACCCCGCCCCTTCACCGGCAGCGGCCTGGCCCGCATGCTCAAGGAACGCGCAGCCGCCGCCGGCATCCCGTCGGAACGGATCAGCGGCCACTCCCTGCGCGCCGGCCACGCCACCACCGCCGCCATGGCCGGCGTCGGCCTCGACCGCATCGCAGCCCAGACCCGCCACTCCCGCATCTCCACACTCGTCGAGCACTACATCCGTCCACTGGAAGCCATGCAGGTCACCTCCAGCCGCGACCTCGGACTGTGA
- a CDS encoding SulP family inorganic anion transporter, which produces MTTSAPAVAQSVPDNSVRTALRSPKLLRTEVLAGLVVALALIPEAISFSIIAGVDPQVGLFASFTMAVAISFLGGRPAMISAATGAIALVIAPVMREHGLDYLIATVLLGGLIQVALGLGGFGKLMRFIPRSVMVGFVNALAILIFMAQVPYLVDVPWLVYPMIAIGIAVMVGLPRVTKVIPAPLVAIVALTGFTVLAAITVPDVGDEGELPSSLPSLFFPDVPFNLDTLQIIAPYAVAMALVGLLESLMTAKLVDDITDTHSDKTRESWGQGAANIITGFFGGMGGCAMIGQTMINVKASGARTRISTFLAGVFLLILVVGFGDVVAIIPMAALVAVMIMVSVGTFDWHSIQPATLRRMPKSETTVMVATVAVTVATHNLAIGVVVGVLVAMTLFARRVAHLTETRRELVEDREGNATAVYRVTGELFFASSNDLYTQFEYAEDPDHVVIDLTDSHIWDASTVASLDAITTKYARKAKTVTIIGLNSSSADRHERLTGQLATH; this is translated from the coding sequence TTGACCACATCCGCGCCCGCCGTTGCGCAGTCCGTACCCGACAACAGCGTCAGGACCGCGCTGCGCTCGCCAAAGCTGCTGCGCACCGAGGTCCTCGCCGGCCTCGTCGTCGCGCTCGCGCTCATCCCCGAGGCGATCTCGTTCTCCATCATCGCCGGCGTCGACCCGCAGGTCGGGCTGTTCGCGTCCTTCACCATGGCCGTCGCCATCTCGTTCCTCGGTGGGCGCCCGGCGATGATCTCGGCCGCCACCGGCGCCATCGCATTGGTCATCGCTCCCGTCATGCGCGAGCACGGTCTGGACTACCTGATCGCCACCGTCCTGCTCGGAGGCCTCATCCAGGTCGCGCTCGGCCTCGGCGGCTTCGGCAAGCTCATGCGGTTCATCCCGCGCTCGGTCATGGTCGGGTTCGTCAACGCCCTGGCCATCCTCATCTTCATGGCCCAGGTGCCCTACCTGGTCGACGTGCCCTGGCTGGTCTACCCGATGATTGCCATCGGCATCGCGGTGATGGTCGGCCTCCCGCGGGTCACTAAGGTGATCCCGGCTCCGCTGGTCGCCATCGTCGCGCTCACCGGGTTCACCGTCCTGGCAGCCATCACCGTCCCCGACGTCGGCGACGAGGGCGAGCTCCCCAGCTCGCTGCCGAGCCTGTTCTTTCCCGATGTGCCGTTCAACCTCGACACACTCCAGATCATCGCCCCCTACGCCGTGGCGATGGCGCTGGTCGGGCTGCTGGAGTCGCTGATGACCGCCAAGCTCGTCGACGACATCACCGACACTCACTCCGACAAGACCCGCGAGTCGTGGGGCCAGGGCGCCGCGAACATCATCACCGGGTTCTTCGGCGGCATGGGCGGCTGCGCCATGATCGGCCAGACCATGATCAACGTGAAGGCCTCCGGGGCCCGCACCCGCATCTCGACCTTCCTGGCCGGCGTCTTCCTGCTCATCCTGGTCGTTGGCTTCGGCGACGTCGTCGCCATCATCCCGATGGCCGCGCTGGTCGCGGTGATGATCATGGTCTCGGTCGGCACCTTCGACTGGCACTCGATCCAGCCCGCCACCCTGCGCCGGATGCCGAAGTCGGAGACCACCGTCATGGTCGCCACCGTCGCGGTCACCGTCGCCACGCACAACCTCGCCATCGGCGTCGTCGTGGGCGTCCTGGTTGCCATGACCCTGTTCGCCCGCCGCGTTGCCCACCTCACCGAGACCCGCCGCGAGCTCGTCGAGGACCGCGAGGGGAACGCCACGGCCGTTTACCGCGTCACCGGCGAGCTGTTCTTCGCCTCCTCCAATGACCTATACACCCAGTTCGAGTACGCCGAGGACCCCGACCACGTCGTCATCGACCTCACCGACTCTCACATCTGGGACGCCTCCACCGTCGCCTCACTCGACGCCATCACCACCAAGTACGCCCGCAAGGCCAAGACCGTCACCATCATCGGCCTCAATTCCTCCAGCGCCGACCGCCACGAACGACTCACCGGACAGCTGGCCACTCACTGA
- a CDS encoding SWIM zinc finger family protein: MAATTEEQTYTYVRPSELTFADGRADLMLATSGGRTATGPAPHPVFFDGFLGHPEQAAAALLAVAKVARTRFYMPPGMVAAILRAADPVVTSNVDRLRFESFSACCGVYARYDALPGSLDGTVLDTGTTNVDFNPPMRDALARIGGLEPLHLQVGEDVVVRTLDTEVTEKKVSLPERWLKGFAEVQLASATVTPAFEVAAAEARRFIRSLPSSGSRKPVWVVPAGRGLRITTRPTPDGVSLSGLDRLKPLEPLLRFARSLRAYAAPHDSQGATGVWELELDDARLVLALSPESSRGFSGEGGVLWDLADEQSADDADLISVLLAFEPRIDIQRLAAESGLSEDRVTGALGRLGAAGRVGYDAAEAAYFHRELPYNPERLAAMHPRLRDATALVNAGAVRLDGSAAYVRSGDTEHVVRRTEAGDRCTCPWYAKHKGSRGPCKHVLAADLVRKQQA, translated from the coding sequence ATGGCAGCCACCACCGAGGAGCAGACGTACACCTACGTCCGCCCCTCGGAACTGACCTTCGCCGACGGCCGAGCCGACCTCATGCTCGCCACGAGTGGCGGGCGGACTGCCACCGGGCCCGCCCCCCACCCCGTCTTCTTCGATGGCTTCCTCGGACACCCCGAGCAAGCCGCCGCCGCCCTGCTCGCCGTCGCCAAGGTCGCCCGCACCCGCTTCTACATGCCGCCCGGCATGGTCGCTGCGATCCTGCGTGCCGCAGACCCGGTCGTCACGAGCAACGTCGACCGGCTCCGATTCGAGAGCTTCTCTGCCTGTTGCGGCGTCTACGCCCGCTACGACGCCCTGCCGGGCAGCCTCGACGGCACCGTGCTCGACACCGGCACCACCAACGTCGACTTCAACCCACCGATGCGCGACGCCCTGGCACGGATCGGCGGCCTCGAACCCCTTCACCTCCAGGTCGGCGAAGACGTCGTCGTACGCACCCTCGACACCGAGGTGACCGAGAAGAAGGTCTCCCTGCCCGAGCGATGGCTCAAAGGCTTTGCAGAGGTTCAACTCGCCTCCGCCACCGTGACCCCGGCGTTCGAGGTAGCCGCCGCGGAGGCCCGCCGATTCATCCGCAGTCTGCCCAGCAGCGGGAGCCGAAAGCCAGTCTGGGTCGTCCCCGCCGGTCGCGGGCTGCGGATCACTACACGCCCGACGCCCGATGGGGTGTCCCTGTCCGGCCTCGACCGACTCAAGCCGCTCGAACCACTCCTGCGGTTCGCGCGATCCCTACGCGCCTACGCCGCCCCGCACGACTCCCAAGGCGCCACCGGCGTCTGGGAACTCGAGCTCGACGACGCACGACTCGTGCTCGCCCTTAGCCCCGAATCCAGCCGCGGATTCTCCGGCGAAGGCGGGGTGCTCTGGGACCTCGCCGACGAGCAATCGGCCGACGATGCCGACCTCATCTCGGTTCTTCTGGCATTCGAGCCACGCATCGACATCCAGCGACTCGCCGCAGAGTCAGGCCTGAGCGAGGACCGCGTGACGGGAGCCCTCGGGCGGCTCGGTGCGGCCGGCCGAGTCGGCTACGACGCAGCCGAAGCTGCCTACTTCCACCGGGAACTGCCCTACAACCCCGAGCGCCTTGCCGCCATGCACCCGCGACTCCGCGACGCCACCGCACTCGTCAACGCCGGCGCCGTCCGGCTCGACGGCTCCGCCGCCTACGTCCGTAGCGGAGACACCGAACACGTGGTCCGCCGCACCGAGGCCGGGGACCGGTGCACCTGCCCCTGGTACGCCAAACACAAGGGAAGCAGAGGCCCCTGCAAGCACGTCCTTGCCGCTGACCTCGTCCGAAAGCAGCAGGCGTGA
- a CDS encoding DUF6493 family protein, which yields MTLLVLSQEGRLDRGRLLDAVLAAPLRDWAAADLGWYVGLHDALEPTLDEIAERQGTYARLLTVEHGPSVKMAQRELLRLMADQRFDAQGFLDASKATVGRTDKATVAAHLRLLAKLGKAHPHVSVIDTVHIALDHPRADIREQAAKILEQFGTQPVVSHEQASFAPAPPEKRSPAEPVRPVESAEELGEVLLGLFEQVEPLETERAIDGLLRFATDRPSTADLLNARAAEAEYYQDDPRIAARVFTLAWLTPRRRLRSEDWPIALGHTVFPTVAADPHTHVGAIGRRLTGIAHAVRDGNHVSVALPTHADFTINASELNRRLRDASRSRPISELELVVALLRVAPRDRNTVELPRTLRKSAALQHLREGRPPRWAREVATFQNYNWEPEQRAAIFRDTGGSEGHAAAGFLARTSPATTVEEESGYGQYEPRFEQTLGLGAALLPHDHDVAAAHAHPYLARDLRKDRACSVAVIDAIARATTMTGPPSSSALVLELAAKDARGRMAAQDAILDLARYGVLDGKELGRQAALLLTDDIVVGQRVSTGLSECARAADAAVLPILDALQEIVTALPGRRDAGGFLELAADLAERSGRAIDLPSEFRQLAAGKSTSTPAKAARRLLR from the coding sequence GTGACCCTTCTCGTTCTGTCCCAAGAGGGACGACTCGATCGTGGCCGGTTGCTGGATGCCGTCCTCGCCGCACCTCTGCGCGACTGGGCTGCGGCCGACCTCGGCTGGTACGTCGGCCTACACGACGCCCTAGAGCCAACTCTCGACGAGATCGCCGAACGCCAAGGCACCTACGCACGGCTCTTGACGGTCGAACACGGGCCGTCAGTCAAGATGGCCCAACGCGAACTACTTCGCCTGATGGCTGACCAGCGGTTCGACGCTCAGGGGTTTCTCGACGCCAGCAAGGCCACCGTCGGCAGGACCGACAAGGCAACAGTGGCAGCGCACCTGCGCCTTCTCGCCAAGCTCGGCAAGGCACACCCACACGTCTCCGTAATCGACACCGTCCACATCGCTCTCGATCATCCGCGCGCGGACATCCGAGAGCAGGCTGCCAAGATCCTCGAGCAGTTCGGAACCCAACCTGTTGTCAGCCACGAGCAGGCGTCGTTCGCACCCGCGCCGCCAGAGAAGCGGTCGCCGGCCGAGCCAGTCCGGCCCGTCGAGTCCGCCGAGGAACTGGGCGAAGTCCTCCTGGGCCTGTTCGAGCAGGTCGAGCCACTCGAGACGGAACGCGCCATCGACGGACTCCTGCGCTTCGCAACTGACCGCCCGTCAACGGCAGACCTTCTGAACGCACGTGCAGCCGAAGCGGAGTACTACCAAGACGACCCCCGCATTGCTGCGCGCGTGTTCACCCTCGCCTGGCTGACGCCCCGGCGCCGCCTGCGGAGCGAAGACTGGCCCATTGCTCTCGGCCACACAGTGTTTCCCACCGTCGCAGCGGATCCCCACACTCACGTCGGAGCGATCGGACGACGGCTCACCGGAATCGCCCACGCGGTTCGCGATGGCAACCATGTCTCCGTCGCACTCCCAACCCACGCCGACTTCACCATTAACGCCAGCGAGCTCAACCGCCGGCTCCGCGACGCGAGCCGATCGCGCCCCATTTCCGAGCTCGAGCTCGTCGTCGCCCTGCTCCGAGTCGCGCCGCGCGATCGAAACACGGTCGAGCTGCCGCGAACCCTCAGGAAGTCAGCAGCACTCCAGCACCTTCGGGAAGGTCGTCCGCCCCGATGGGCACGCGAGGTCGCCACCTTCCAGAACTACAACTGGGAGCCGGAGCAGCGTGCCGCGATCTTCCGGGACACCGGAGGTAGCGAAGGGCACGCTGCTGCAGGTTTCCTCGCCAGAACGTCACCCGCGACCACGGTGGAGGAGGAGTCGGGATACGGACAGTACGAACCCCGCTTCGAGCAGACCCTGGGACTCGGTGCCGCCCTCCTGCCTCACGACCACGACGTAGCAGCCGCTCACGCACATCCGTACCTGGCGCGGGATCTTCGGAAAGACCGCGCCTGCAGCGTGGCTGTGATCGACGCGATCGCCCGAGCTACGACGATGACCGGCCCGCCGTCGTCCTCGGCGCTCGTGCTCGAACTCGCGGCCAAAGACGCACGCGGCCGTATGGCCGCGCAGGACGCAATCCTGGACCTCGCCCGGTACGGCGTCCTCGACGGCAAGGAACTGGGGCGCCAAGCGGCGCTCCTCCTCACCGACGACATCGTCGTGGGCCAGCGCGTCAGCACCGGCCTGAGTGAGTGCGCTCGTGCCGCCGACGCCGCTGTCCTCCCCATCTTGGACGCCCTCCAGGAGATCGTGACCGCACTGCCAGGACGCCGCGACGCCGGCGGCTTCCTCGAGCTGGCGGCCGACCTCGCCGAGCGGTCAGGCCGTGCTATCGATCTGCCGTCCGAGTTCCGACAGCTCGCTGCAGGGAAGTCCACCTCGACGCCTGCTAAGGCCGCGCGGAGGCTCCTTCGCTGA